From Nocardia sp. NBC_00416:
CAGCTTGACGACCTCGTCGCTCCAGTGGATCGGGTTCGCGTCACCGGAGACACCGGCGTAGTTCACCAGATCGCCGCGAGTGAGGTGGACGATCCGGGGTGGCAGCTCGTCGCCCACGGAGACATCGTCGAATGCCCGGGCGAACCGTGTCGGGACCGCATTTCCCACGGCCGGGGCCGGTACTACGTGCTCGGTCCGTGGCGTGTGATCGGGAACCGCCGCGTCCATCCCGTGCATGAGGACCTTGCGGACCGCATCGTTCAGGTTCGGGTCGATATCGCCACCACTGCGGCCTACAAGTGTCGTATACGTGGTGAGGACCAACTCATCGCGCTGATCGGTGACGATGTTCTTGGTGACGATGATGTCGCCGCCGAAGGCCTGCCGGAAAGAATGCAGATGCACATCGCAGGTCAACTGGTCGCCGACCAGGATCGGACGATGGAACTCCAGGATCTGATCGGTCTGCATGATCTGGCTCAGGTCATAGCCGGTGACGACCGTTTCGAAGAGTTTGCGCTGCGCCAGGATCCCGACGAGGGAGATGAAGGTCAGCGGGGCTACCAGACCGTCATAGCCGAATTCCAGGGCGACGTCTTCATCCCAGTGCGCCGGGTGGCT
This genomic window contains:
- a CDS encoding fused (3R)-hydroxyacyl-ACP dehydratase subunits HadA/HadB, translating into MNTGTDEVVATDTEFDAAAHAAAMVGHHYRVDDYYEVGREKVREYARAVQDSHPAHWDEDVALEFGYDGLVAPLTFISLVGILAQRKLFETVVTGYDLSQIMQTDQILEFHRPILVGDQLTCDVHLHSFRQAFGGDIIVTKNIVTDQRDELVLTTYTTLVGRSGGDIDPNLNDAVRKVLMHGMDAAVPDHTPRTEHVVPAPAVGNAVPTRFARAFDDVSVGDELPPRIVHLTRGDLVNYAGVSGDANPIHWSDEVVKLVDLDTCVGHGMLSMGLGGGFVTSWLGDPGAVKEYNVRFTSPVFVSATEPAEVEFTGKVKSVDPETETAVIAIVAKSGGRKIFGRATATVQLS